The genomic window AGTTTTTTAGTTTCCATTATAATTTGTTATTATCAATGTTTTACGTTGTTTTGCAAATATACTCGAAAATAAGCCCTAAACCCAATTATTTGAATTTATTTGAGGATAAGTGGCATAGTTTTAGTGGTTAAGTTGCTTTAGCTTTTAAGGATGATGTACAAATCTATACTTGCTCTCATGGTAATGTTTTTGCATTTTTTGCCCCAAGGGGCTATGCAGGCAGATATTGCCGATGAATTGGCAACTAATTTTAAGCAGGGCAACTCTAAAGAGATAGCTAAAACTTTTGCTTCGTCTGTTGAATTGATCATTATTGATCATGAAGATGTATACAATAAAGCACAAGCAGAACAAATTCTTAAAGACTTTTTTCTCAAAAATCCGCCAAGTAAAACAAGTATCATTCATAAACTTAGTAATAACCCTAATTACCGACTTACTATTCTTTCTTTAAGCTCTA from Pedobacter sp. SL55 includes these protein-coding regions:
- a CDS encoding DUF4783 domain-containing protein; the encoded protein is MQADIADELATNFKQGNSKEIAKTFASSVELIIIDHEDVYNKAQAEQILKDFFLKNPPSKTSIIHKLSNNPNYRLTILSLSSKTEKFRVTVTMKKVSNAFLITELRIEPER